TATTATAAGGCTGTTGAAAATATTGTTGTTAATAACAGCATTCTAGCACTCTCTCATAACTAAAAGCTAAGTAATAATTTTTTGTTTAAGCTAAATCATGTATTTACAGATCAGAAAAACTAATGAATTTATTTGAGCTTTTAGTAGGGGAAGACAATCATCCAGCCCTAGTTACGTCTGAAGGGCGATCGCTAACCTATAAGCAATTACGCGAGAATGTTATTGGACTGGTATCTCAACTCAACAGCTTTGGATTGAAACGGGGAGAACGCATTGCCATTGCCATGACTAACGGTTCACCAATGGCGATTACCTTTTTGGCTGCTGCGTTATGTGGCACTGCTGCACCCTTAAATCCCAAATACAAACAAGAAGAATTTGCCTTTTACTATCAAGATACCCAAGCAAAAGCAGTGATTACGTTGTCTGAGGGGTCAGAAGCAGCCATTGCTAGCGTCACACCCGACATGATGGTGATTAATGCCAAGATAAATACTGACGGCACATTAAGCTTTGAATTAGTCAAAACAGGCTCAAAACCAGCAGAATCTGCGAATCCCGTAGCCCCCAACGCTGATGATATAGCGATGATTCTCCACACTAGCGGCACTACCAGTCGTCCCAAGCGTGTGCCGATTCGTCATCGCAACTTAATCGCTTCAGCTCAGCAATCTGATTAGTGCTTACTCACTCACAGCAGCTGATACTACACTTTGCCTAATGCCCTTGTTCCATGTTCACGGATTAGTGGGCTGTTTGCTGGCAACTCTGGCTTCGGGTGGTACATTAGTTTGTCCCAATGGTTTTAATGCCTTGGAGTTTTGGAAATTGGTAGATACCTACAAACCCACTTGGTACTCCGCAGCGCCAACCATGCACCAGACAATTTTGGCGCGTGCTAGCCGTAATACAGAAATTGTCAAAGCTAACCGTTTTCGTTTTATTCGTTCTAGTAGCGCTTCTTTGCCGCCGATTATCATTGAACAGTTAGAGGCTACTCTTAATGCTCCTGTGGTGGAATCTTACAGCATGACTGAAGCATCTCACTTAATGACCACCAATCCCCTACCGCCAAAAGTCAGGAAACCAGGTACTGTAGGTTATGGCTTCGGTGTGGAAGTGGGCATTATGGACTCCGAAGGCAACCTATTATCTCAGGGAAGCTTGGGCGAGGTGGTGATAAAAGCACCCAACGTTATAGATGGCTACGAAAACAACCCAGAAGCTAACGCTACTGCTTTTGTGAACGGTTGGTTCCGCACCGGAGATCAGGGTGCAGTGGATGCAGACGGCTACCTCCGCTTGACTGGACGGATTAAAGAATTGATTAACCGGGGTGGGGAAAAAATTTCTCCTTTAGAAGTGGATGATGTCTTACTGCGCCATCCTGCCGTCGCCGAAGCCTTAGCCTTTGCCGTCCCCCACAAATCTTTAGGAGAAGATATCCACGCAGCTGTGGTTCTGAAAGCAGAAGTTAGCGAAAAAGAACTTTTAGCTCACTGTGCAACTATGCTGGCAGACTTCAAAGTTCCCAAGCAAATTCACATTTTAGATCAACTACCTCGTGG
This portion of the Nostoc sp. GT001 genome encodes:
- a CDS encoding AMP-binding protein, yielding MNLFELLVGEDNHPALVTSEGRSLTYKQLRENVIGLVSQLNSFGLKRGERIAIAMTNGSPMAITFLAAALCGTAAPLNPKYKQEEFAFYYQDTQAKAVITLSEGSEAAIASVTPDMMVINAKINTDGTLSFELVKTGSKPAESANPVAPNADDIAMILHTSGTTSRPKRVPIRHRNLIASAQQSD
- a CDS encoding AMP-binding protein, coding for MPLFHVHGLVGCLLATLASGGTLVCPNGFNALEFWKLVDTYKPTWYSAAPTMHQTILARASRNTEIVKANRFRFIRSSSASLPPIIIEQLEATLNAPVVESYSMTEASHLMTTNPLPPKVRKPGTVGYGFGVEVGIMDSEGNLLSQGSLGEVVIKAPNVIDGYENNPEANATAFVNGWFRTGDQGAVDADGYLRLTGRIKELINRGGEKISPLEVDDVLLRHPAVAEALAFAVPHKSLGEDIHAAVVLKAEVSEKELLAHCATMLADFKVPKQIHILDQLPRGATGKLQRLAMAKLLNIEE